tgccagagtttatgttccttcctgttctcttcatttgggcaggacttccattttctgaaggaagtcttcttcccttttatagcttccctgactctacttgttagccacactggcatcctcctgaacttggtgctacctttcctccttcttggtatacattccaactgagcttctagtactgtggttttaaataagtaccatgctttctggagtgatttgacccacctggctttccctttcaacttccttcttaccagtcccctcatttttgaggtttcctcttctgaagtccaacacatctgtgttggacttccttgacaattctccactcgcatatatgctgaattggatcacactatggtcactgctacccaatggttctgcaactctgacatcttgcaccaggtcttgGGCATCACagaggattaaatccaaagtcgccatctctctggttggttccgcgactaactgttctaaggcacagtcatttagcacatctcgaaatttggactctctgtcattacctgaatgtgaatttacccagtctatgtgtgggtagttgaagtcaccaattatttctgccctctctctctttgacacatctcttatttgtttctccaactccaggtcattctcagagctttgatctggagggcaatagcatgtccctggtaacacatttcctttcagtcctcgtaatgttactcataatgattctgtggaggactctggtccacctaggttatCTAGCTTATTTAATCTATCGCTTCTTTGATAAggagtgccactcctcccccagccctaccctccctgtcccttccatagagtttatatccaggaataatcatgtcccactggttctcaccattccaccaggtttgtTACACCCACTAAagtatatctatgttttcattagtaaccaagaactccagctcactcatcttggctcggaggcttctggcattggtatacaggcAACTATATGccaggtccctcacctggtgttggcatgtgctatcccccttaccatcattggACCTATTTGGCAAGTTGTCCTGTGTTTCCTACTGttcaactcctggctctgctctatccccttctggtttatccaaaacatgtacACCCTCACacattaggggattttgctggccgaagCAGATGCCACCCTGTTCCTGCCGGCAgtcccccaggcgtcattttaaaggctgctctgcaaacttcttgatttttagtgccagcagtctggttccattttggttcaagtggagcccataacttttgtacaggcttcgcttcccCCCAaatgtgcctaacaaatctaaacccctcttcccggCACCACCagctcatccacgcattgagacccctcagctctgtctgactgtccctgtgcatggaacaggtggcacttcagagaacgctaccctgggggtGCTGAACTTTAATATGCTAGTTAGCagcagcctaaattgggcttccaggacctcctgactgcatttcccaacaatTGTCATCAGTTAATAAAATGTATATTACACAGGCAATGAAGAGTGAAAACGAAGTTTAAATAAGAAGCACCTCTTCTGATAATGTAACAAATCTAACATCATTAATTTCTGCCATCTTTTCCTCCCCAGCTCTTCTTCCCAACATGATCTCCAGGAGAACTGGACAAGTTGTGCTAGTCAATAATATCCAAGGGAAATTAGGAGTCCCTTTTCGTGCAGCTTGTACGTTTACAAATCTAAATGGTTATTTATTTGCATGGGCTGTTAATACAGTACAACTCTGCCTTATAGAACTGGACTGACTACCAAGCCAAGGAgttttaaagccactgggggaAAAACAGGTGTCAACTCTGCCACATACCACACCATAGATTCTTCATATTTATTAAAAGACACCGTCTGACCATAGGAATTCATCACCCACCCTTGGACCCGAGACTTCCTTCAAGTATTTCAGCACAGAAACCCACTGATTAGTCATtgccaaaaaattctctttttctAGTTTCCGGCAGAGTTGTTGGGTCAAAATTCCAAAAGTTGCATTGTGGAACTGGATATCTGTATGACCGGGTGATATGTAGGTCAGCTATTCCAAAGCAAACATTTTATTATATGGTGTTGAAATAATGGGCAGACTAAAAGGAGGAACTAGCAACCCTAGCTTCTTGTTTTCTGTACATGGAAAGATAGCACTGAGCCAAAATATTAGAAGAGCCGAGAGTAGGGTTGACACTGAAATTTCCAAAAAAAAGAAAGTGAAATGCAAAGCAAATTCCAGGATTCCTCTCAAGGAGAAACTTCTGaagattttcaagggaagccaaacaaGTTTCTGTAAgagaagtgaaatttctcagagggTTGGGGTGGCTGAGAGGGGAAATATATGAGTGGGGTGATTTTAACTCTTCCTCCGCCCCTCCGCATTCTATGAGGCCATCTCTTTGTTTGCTCCTAGATGCTGCATCAAAGCACGCTGCACTGGGTTTTTTTGACAGCCTGAGAGCAGAACTGCAGGAATTTGGGGTTTGTGTCAGTACTGTGACTCCAAGCTTCATCCACTCCTACCATGTTCAGCCAAAGCCTAGCAACAGGGAAAGCTCCATGTGGAAATGTAAGTTCCGCACGACTACTTGGGGTAGGGGCTGGAGGACCTGAAATGAAAAAGAGTTGGACAGAGATCAGATCAGACAGAGCGGAGACAGAGTACATTGACCACATATGTGAATTGCTTACCAGTAGAACtcgaccacacacacaaaaaaagcatAGACATAATTTGTTCgtgatttaaaaataaagatgATTGGGGCAAATATCGTCTTGCTGACAAAGTTGAAAAATACTAGGTTTCAAAATACTAAGTTTCTATAAGTAGGAAATTATTAAGATGGAGTAGAACACAGTGTTAGATTCTTGGTTTATTATATGCTTCTTTTCTAAAGCATTCAGTATCATCAACCTTTGACATACAGCTTGGTATGAGTCAATGGTTTCTGGACCCAAAGCGGGGGAAAGTCTGAGCCTGTTAATCAGAAACATATGTTTATGTTGTATACAGACAgcagttgacatcctgactaaatttgctagaggaagccctattgaaatttagtagtcctgtAGAGTAACTCCTCTGTAGTACTGCTgagtaatttagttaggatgtcagccaataacttATCAGGGTTTAACCCCATAGGATGCTCAACTAATATAACTAAATAGTTATAACAGCAACACCACAGCATAttgtactcagtgctgagaaaataaaaccacaaaatcaaaccctccttcctcttcttctgatatatcctcttcaagagcagcacattataagggctctctctgcctaccagcccctttgaatacattttgaaattccctccttttgtgttccccctccctccccccagccaatggggggtatagttgcccatgacaacacttggtttgtatgataacaagccatccAAGGCACAAGGAGAaaaggaagccagtgccagaaaaccaatcagcaagggaaaaacaggcctccaaaatggcacttgaaacatcaACATGTTTAGATCAAAACTGGATTATTTTGTTCCAAGCTtccaggccctttatttagatggtgttttgttttgagcttgtaTCCCTACTGTTTTCCTGTGGGAACTGGGAGTGTATGTAAACAAatgctttcttcttttttaatccccccccccccccgcaaagagcTACTATAGATTCCATGGATAAATCACCTTTGAGAGGCAGTCTAAAGACAACTTCCACCATGTACACTCCTGGTGTTAGGGGTCAGGGCAGGGAATTTTGCAGAGAAGAGAGAACAGAGCATGGGATCAAATCTTCTCTGGACAAAATAAAATGAAGCTATCTTACTTTGAAAAGGTCCACCATCCTCGTCTGTACAAGAGTGTTTGCTGTGGACAATGGGCACTCTACTTTGAACTAgagatatgcaaacaggtttgacgttgaacctctttggttcaactgtttggggtcgaactgaaccactcaCTGTTCAGTCTAACCCCGGAccgaaacaccaccacccccagccagttTGAGGGGTttgcaagttttttttaaaaaaaattaatttccccTCCAAGAGAGTTGttcaagtggtggcagcagggggggtgtccatggaggtcccGCGTTCCCCTGCAAGCCTCCCTTAGttaaaaaatcagcagtttggccATTCTTCGGCCGATTTTTGGCCTTTCCTTCTGgcgcagtagccattttggaggctgctgcgcctgcacaatgggcctctgtgtggcctgggtcaggcCTAGGGAACCTCTGCAggcacccaccacacacacacactaccttggACAACTGCCCCGGAGGAAGTTTTTGGGGAaaattaatttttctttaaaaacttgcaacccacccccctgccaaaacaaaacaaaacaaaacaaaacaaaaacctggcTGCTGCTAGTGGTGTTTCGGTCTGGGGTTAGACTGAACAGTgaatggttcggttcgaccccaaacagtttAACCAAAgcggttcaatgtcaaacctgtttgcatatctcTAGTTCAAAGTagggtgccccccacccctgtactgGACTGAACAAGAGCAAACAGTGTAAGCTTGGCCACTCCTGTGCACCACCATTTCAggaagatttctttttaatttttttaaaaaataaatttcctTTTAATGATGTTGcatccccatttatttatttatttattttaacttttatatcctgcttttcctccaaggagtgcagAGCAGTGTACAgttatccctcaccaaccgctagggttccgttccggcaaaacctcactgttggcaaatttgcacttggtgaggcattaaagtttatgggaaacaaggggttagggttacCACAAtagcaaaaagacctaaaaattaagtggggggaaaccaaaaaaaggccaaaaaaccattaaaaattctttaatattgccaagagtcaccaagaagagcAGATTGAACTTCTGGAAAAAAAATTAACCCCctcaaaatcactcaaaggcattttaaattggcaaggcaGAGCAAGTTCACGGGTCAgtaagggtcaccaagaggattGAGCAGATGGAACCTTTGACCCTCCCCCGCAAATTGCTGgaaacccccccccgccgccattgctaATAAACCTTCCCAACTGCAGATACTCGGGtcgcggttggcaagacctgtcacaatttcctattggcatatactcaaaaccgtggttggtaaaaccatggttggcaagggatgactgtacatggttatgtttatcctcacaacaaccctatgaggtaggttaggctgagaaaaaaGAGAGTgccctagagtcacccagtgagatttgtagctgaatggggatttgaacttggttcttcccagtcctagtccagcactccaaccactatgccatgctggctacATTTCTGGCATattcaacatttttttaaaaaagaaagctgcaTATAAAATTGACTGCATCAAAAGCTAATTGTGATTAATTTTCACACGGTGCTAGAAATGCAAAGACAAAATGGCACATAGCCATTGTGGGAGTGGTTTTGACATTTTCCTCTTTGATGTTTCAGGCTTGTTCAGAAAACTGGCTTATGGTATCCACCCAGTAGAGGTAGCTGAAGAAATCCTGCGAACAGTAAATAGGAAGAAACAGGAGGTGTTCATGGCAAATCCCATTGCAAAAGCAGCTGTCTATATTCGCACGTTCTTTCCAGAATTGttttttgctgttgttgctgctggagTAAAAGAAAAGCAGAAAATTGAAGATGACAAATGATTATGTCCAGCTCGTCTCCCTTGGCAGTAGGGTTGCCAAAAGCCCTATATTTTATGGACTGATCTATTTGGGACCTAGAGGCAGAAATATTAGGGGAAGACCATGCAACTCCAAAGGAAATGATGAAATGTTCCTCGTTTGAGGATTTGGAGGCAGTGGAGTTGGGAACTGCAATCTGTTCAGCTATCATTAAATGTACACACCACCAGGGCTCTGAAACTTCAAACCCTAGGGTGCCTTGTTGAACTGTCAGTTATGTCTGTGGTGCTGCTTGGTCTCCTGGGAATTGAGGTGACAGGAAAGGTAATAGAAGGCATATACTGTCTGGAGAAGCTATGCCCTGTTTTCTGGTTCTAGTACTCCGGACAGTTGTGAAGGTATGTAGATCCTAAATAGGTACAGACAGAGAAGATGAAGAGGTTTGGGCACCAGGGGAAATGTGAGAAACAGAGAAACAGTTGGAGACTGGGGAGGAGTTGGAATATGTGGAATAAGTGTATGGTACTAATATGTCAACAGGGTGTGGGGCTTTTAGAAAACAGGGTTGATTTGATGGAAAGGAAATTctcaggggaagaagaagagaggtTCTTTGGCGATAGTTGCTATTTCTGTTTTGGTACAAGTTTATTTACCCTCCAAGTTCAAAACCTCAAGATTAGCATATTTTTTAGAATCTCTAGTAGG
Above is a window of Hemicordylus capensis ecotype Gifberg chromosome 2, rHemCap1.1.pri, whole genome shotgun sequence DNA encoding:
- the DHRS7C gene encoding dehydrogenase/reductase SDR family member 7C isoform X2, giving the protein MLASPKCSRVFHTGGARLVLCGKHLDKLEALYDTLSSVADPRATFTPKLVLLDLSDVNCVQDVAKEILDCYGCVDILINNASTTVKGTVQNISLEIDKKIMDANYFGPITLTKALLPNMISRRTGQVVLVNNIQGKLGVPFRAAYAASKHAALGFFDSLRAELQEFGVCVSTVTPSFIHSYHVQPKPSNRESSMWKCLFRKLAYGIHPVEVAEEILRTVNRKKQEVFMANPIAKAAVYIRTFFPELFFAVVAAGVKEKQKIEDDK
- the DHRS7C gene encoding dehydrogenase/reductase SDR family member 7C isoform X3, which encodes MGSAVECSRVFHTGGARLVLCGKHLDKLEALYDTLSSVADPRATFTPKLVLLDLSDVNCVQDVAKEILDCYGCVDILINNASTTVKGTVQNISLEIDKKIMDANYFGPITLTKALLPNMISRRTGQVVLVNNIQGKLGVPFRAAYAASKHAALGFFDSLRAELQEFGVCVSTVTPSFIHSYHVQPKPSNRESSMWKCLFRKLAYGIHPVEVAEEILRTVNRKKQEVFMANPIAKAAVYIRTFFPELFFAVVAAGVKEKQKIEDDK
- the DHRS7C gene encoding dehydrogenase/reductase SDR family member 7C isoform X4, with product MIAECSRVFHTGGARLVLCGKHLDKLEALYDTLSSVADPRATFTPKLVLLDLSDVNCVQDVAKEILDCYGCVDILINNASTTVKGTVQNISLEIDKKIMDANYFGPITLTKALLPNMISRRTGQVVLVNNIQGKLGVPFRAAYAASKHAALGFFDSLRAELQEFGVCVSTVTPSFIHSYHVQPKPSNRESSMWKCLFRKLAYGIHPVEVAEEILRTVNRKKQEVFMANPIAKAAVYIRTFFPELFFAVVAAGVKEKQKIEDDK